The window ATGCCGAAAATAATTCTGCATTAAGTTGTTTATTTAATTCTATTTCCAATTTTGTGCTTAACATGGCAAGTGTTTATTAATTATTTGTTAATATCGTAAAAACATCTTTTAGGAGAACAGATTTTGTCTTCGCTTTTCAGAGCTTTTATTGCTTTATCGATGTCCTTTTTTTCTATACCGGATAGTTCTGAAATTTCTCCAGCTTTCAATGGTTTATTTGCATTAGATATAGTTTCAAGTACTTTTTCTTTGTTATCCATTTTTTACTTTTTTTCACATTTAAAATTTAACAAAATTAGTATTTTAATAAAAGAAAGGCACAGAAATTAAAAAATAATAGTAAAATTTCTATGCCTGAAAAAAAGAACAGTAATTTTTATACTTCAACTACAACTTCTTCGCTTTGCCATAAACCATGTTTAGTACAAAATGCTTGAGCAGTCAATTTTAATTCTTTAGTAGGAACAATATAAAAATCTACTTCAAGATTGTTTGGTGCATTACCTAAAGCTCCTTCAACAAAATTTGCCTGTGCTAACATTTTTTCTCCATTCCATAGTTGAACCCATGCAATGTAGTGGTCTGTATCATCGGGGTGCATATATTCATCGCCGACTTTTATTTTTACTTTGAATTTTTCTCCAACTTTTGCACTTTTTTCACAATGAACAAATGCTGAATGTCTGTCAATATAATCTTTTTTTGCTTCTCTATCTAATGTTGAAATATCAACGTACTTATTAATTTTCATACTTCTTATTTTAATATTTATAATTTATTTAAGTTTTTTTGAATAATTGATACTTGATTTATAATTTACAATATCAAATTATAAATCAAGTATCCTAAATCTAAATTAGTGCGTGCTTAAATAATCAGCAACGCCATCTTGTGTAGCTTTCATTGCATCTTCGCCTTCTTTCCAGTTTGCTGGACAAACTTCTCCGTACTTTTCAAAATGTTGTAGTGCATCAACCATTCTCAATGCTTCACCAACACTTCTGCCAAGAGGAAGATCGTTTATTACAGAATGTTTTACTATTCCTTCTTTGTCAATCAAAAATAATCCACGATAAGCAACTGGAGCTCCGTTGAAAGTTGCTTCACCTTCGTCATTATAATCCCATTCGCCTGCTAATACGCCATAATTTTCGGCAATTGTTTTCGATAAGTCAGCAACTACAGGATATTTTACACCTTTTATTCCACCTTTGTTAAGATCGGTTTGTAGCCAAGCTAAATGTGAAAATTCAGAATCAACTGAACAACCAACAACTGCTACATCTCTTTTTTCAAATTCTTCAATTTGTTTTTGAAAGGCTACTAATTCTGTAGGACAAACAAATGTGAAATCAAGTGGGTAGAAGAAAAAGACTACATGTTTTTTCCCAAGATATTGATCCAAAGAAAATCCTTGTACTATTTCGTTACCATTTACTACTGCATTTGCCTTAAATTCAGGCGCTTTTTTACCTATTAAAGATACCATAATTTTTAATTTTTAATTTAAAGTTAATATTAAAGGTTAATTTAATTTATTTGCATTTATCGCACATACCTTTTATATATAGGTGTGTTTCATCAATTTTATATTTTTCTATGTTTTTTGTATTTATTTCGGAAAGATCTATATCAAAATCTAATATATTCCCACATTTTGTACATTTGAAATGTCCATGATCTGTAGTATCCGCATCGAATCTTAATTCGTTTTCTTCAATATTTATTAATAATATAATATTCTTTCCTGAAAAAAGTTTTAAGGTGTTATAAACTGTTGTTTTAGACAATGTTGGAATTTCATTCACAAGCTCTTTATATATCATGTCAACAGTTGGGTGATTTTTGTTTCGATATAAATATTCAAAGATTTTTATTCTTTGATAGGAAGGTTTAACTCCTTTATCCTTTAAATATTCTCCAAAATTATCCATAAATACTCTTCATTATTTAACAAGAAATTACATTATTGTAATCATTGCAAATCTATATCAATTATAAATATGAACCAAATTTATTTTAGATTTTTTTCATTTATTTTTTAATATTGTAATTGGCTGTATGCCTGGCATATAGGCTGTACTTGTTTGTTGTTTTTGTAAACGAAGGAAATAATCTAAGCTTTTTTTATGATTATTTTATTCTTAGAAAGTAAAATTTTGGTAAATATTTATAAAAATTGGATTCCAAGTTTTTTTTATTTCTATATATTTATGAAATGATAAATGATAAATGATTAAATCTTATAACTATGATAATATTGTTTAGAAAAGAATTTAAGCAATAGAAATATTATAATGTTAGAATTGAATAAGCACAAATTATACAATCATTTATCATTTAGTCATCATTTTTTTGTTGTTGTATCTTCTGTCATGAAATATGTAGTTGCAAATGAGGTAAATAATGATTTAAAAAAAATTAAAAAAAATTAACAATTATTAACAATTATAAAAAAATATGTTTTATATTTGTTGAGATTATGAATTTAAGAACTTAAATACCGAAATGTTTTATTATTTAAATACTTAGGTAATATTTAATGAACAAATTATGACAAATTGCATAAAATTTTGGTACACATTTAGATTTTTTGAATTTGAGTTCAATTGTAGTTGAGTATGACAAATTTTATATTAAAAAATATATACCTTATATAATAATAGAAATTTTATAAAGAATAGAATATGAAAAAGAACTCCAACTCCTCATCATGGCGAATAATATTTTCGATTTTATTAGGTGCAATTTTCGGAATTTTGATATTCACATTGTATATTTCAAAAGCATCATCATATCTTTCCGATGAGCCTGAGACTTGCGTAAATTGCCATATCATGGCCCCACAATATGCCACATGGAATCATAGTTCCCATCGCGAGGTTGCAAATTGCAACGATTGCCATGTGCCGCACGACAATGTTTTAAATAAATATTTTTTTAAAGCAAAAGACGGTATTAATCATGCCTATGTTTTTTCAATGAGAAACGAACCTCAAGTTATTACTATAAAGGAAGAAAGCAAAGAGGTAGTTCATCAAAATTGTATTAGATGCCATACTGAAAGATTAAATGATCCGAAATTAGCACTCATGGTTGATAATCACAAAGAGAAAATGGAGGCGAGAGTTTGTTGGGAGTGTCATCAAGAAGTCCCTCATGGAAGAGTAAAAAGCTTGGCAAGTACTCCAAATGCAAGAATCCCTTTACTGAAAAGTCCAGTGCCAAATTGGCTCAACAATATAATGAATTAATTTAACTAAAATGTATTATTATGACAAAGAAAAGAGGAACTATTAATTGGATACCATTTATCATCTCCTTGGTAGTGGTATTTATTTTAGGATTATTTGCATCGTCGATTTTGGAAAGGCGGGCAGAAGCAGTTTTTGCATATGCTCCGCAAACTAAGATTGCTGATTTCGAACCGAGAAACGAAGTTTGGGGGAAAAATTTTCCAAGGCAATACGAATCTTACTACGAAACTGCAGATACTACTTTTTATAGCAAGTATAATGGTGGTGGAATGATTGATATGTTAGAGGTTGATCCTCGCTTAGTGGTGATGTGGGCAGGATACGGTTTTGCAAAAGACTACAATCAAGGAAGAGGCCATGTTTATGCTGTGGAAGATCTTAGGAAATCATTAAGAACAGGAGGACCGACTAATAGTAGCGACGGACCAATGCCAGCAACATGTTGGACATGTAAAAGTCCTGATGTTCCAAGAGTTATGAACAGAGATGGTGTTGCAGAATTTTACTCCGGAAAATGGTCGAGAATAGGTTCGGAAATTGTTAATCCAATAGGTTGTGGTGATTGCCACGATCCTGAAACTCAGGATTTAACAATAACAAGACCTGCATTGATTGAAGGATTTGAAAAAATGGGGAAGGATATTAACAAAGCTACTCATCAGGAGATGAGGTCTTTGGTATGTGCACAATGTCACGTCGAATACTATTTCGATAAAAATAAAGTAAAAGGAAGTGCATATTTAACCTTACCTTGGGACAATGGTTTGAAATGTGAAGATGTTGAAAAATATTACGATGATTTAAATTTCAAAGATTGGACACATAAAGTAAGTAAAGCTCCAATGTTAAAAACTCAACATCCGGGATACGAGATTTATCTAACTGGTGTACATGCAGATAGAGGTGTTTCTTGTGCCGATTGTCATATGCCTTATAAAAGCGAAGGCGGTGTAAAATTCACAGATCATAAAATTCAAAGTCCATTAAATAATGTTGCTAATTCTTGTCAGGTATGCCACCGCGAAGAAACTGACAGATTATTAGAAGATGTTTATGACAGGCAAGACAAAATTATCGAGAACAGAGACAAATTGGAAGAATTGATAGTACGTGCACATGTTGAAGCAAAATTTGCCTGGGATAAAGGAGCTACAGAAGAGCAAATGAAAGATATTTTAATGGATATCAGACATGCTCAATGGAGATGGGATTATGCAGCAGCCAGCCATGGTGGATCATTTCACTCACCTGTTGAAGTTGGTCGAATTATTTCTACCGGAATTACTATCGCTCAAGAGGGCAGAATAAAATTAGCCAGATTGTTTGCCGATTTAGGATTTAACCAAGAAATTCCATATCCAGATATTACAACAAAAGCAAAAGCTCAGGAATTTATCGGACTCGACAAAGAAAAAATGGATGCTACTAAAGCAAAATTCTTGAGAGAATTAGCTCCTAAATGGGACGAATTAGCTAAAGAAAGAGAAAGTAAAATGAATATTTAAAATTAAAAAACAACAAAATGAAATTATTATTAAAAACACAAATTTTTATACTATTAGCACTTTTCAGTATTAACTCGTTCGGACAATTTTCTTTAAGTGGAGAATTCAGACCACGTACCGAATTTAGCCATGGATATAAATCATTAGCCTCTCCTGACCAGGAAGCCTCATTATTCACAGCTCAGCGAACAAGATTAAATTTTGATTATAAAAATGACCTTTATAAAGTGAAATTGACACTTCAAGACGTTCGTGCCTGGGGAAGTCAAAAGCAATTAGTATCAAACGAAGATTTTGCTACTTCTGTACACGAAGCTTGGGCTGAGGTGTTTTTTACAGAGAAAATATCTTTAAAAGCAGGTCGTCAGGAATTGGTTTACGATGATCACAGAATTTTTGGAAGTGTTGGTTGGGCAAATCAAGCACGTTCGCATGATGTTGCTTTATTGAAATTTAAATTGGACTGTGATGTTCATATTGGGTTTGCTTACAATGAGAATACAAACAGAACCAATAATTTTTATGATGGACCAGATGCCTACAAAGCAATGCAATTTTTCCACTGGAATCGTAAATTTGAAAAACTTTCAGCAAGCATTTTGTTTTTAAATAATGGAAAAGCCTTTGCCGATGAAGTAGATAGCTTAGGAAATGTTACAGCGCAAGGAGTTCAATATAGCCAAACAATTGGGGCAAGACTTGCTTATAAAGCAGGGAAATTAGGAGTAGCTGGATATTTCTACTATCAGATGGGTAAAGACGGAACAGATACAGAATTAAGTGCATACGATGCTGCTCTAGATCTTTCTTATGGAGTTAGTGATAATCTTTCTTTTAATGCAGGATTTGAACTTCTTTCCGGAGACGATGGTACAGATGATAAAAACAATTCATTTACTCCTTTCTATGGAACAAATCATAAATTTAATGGATTTATGGATTATTTCTATGTTGGACAGCCAGGTGGATTTGGTTTACAAGATATTTATCTGAAAGGAAAATATAAGCATGGAAAAATGTTCTTTGCACTTCATGCACATCTTCTTTCAACTGCAGTAGATATTAGTGAAGATTTTGATAAAGGACTTGGTACAGAAATAGACTTTTTCTGTGGATATAACCTTTCGAAACAAGCAAATATCAAACTCGGATATTCCCAAATGCTTGGAACAGAATCTATGGAAGCAATCAGAGGTGGAAGTATGGATGAAACAAGCAACTGGGCTTGGTTGATGCTTACTGTTAAACCAACATTTTTCAAATCTGAATAAATTTGAACTTGAGACAGCTTAGCTTAACAAATTATTGATTGTTAATTTTTATTCTATATTTGCGATCTGAATTTGAAAAAGACTATCATAAAGATAGGCGAACCTTGAGTTAATTGAAATTTATGGATAAAGATATAAAACAAAATAAAGTTTTATGGAAATTCCCTTGGGGCTACCCCGAGGGTTTTTTTATAGCTTTCATACTATTAATAGTTGGTTTCGGAATTGAATACTTTTCCGGAGGCAAAGGAATCGCTACACTTTCATGGAATGTGAATGCCATTATAGGAATATTGTTTATAAACGTTTTAATAACAGTAAATTATTATTTCAGAGAATCTAATATTGTCAAATTTCTATCGGGTATCCCTGCCTCTATAAGTGCTATAAGTGTATTTACTTTTGTTGTATTACTGATGGGTTTGACCCCTCAATTCGACGA is drawn from Bacteroidota bacterium and contains these coding sequences:
- a CDS encoding MarR family transcriptional regulator is translated as MDNKEKVLETISNANKPLKAGEISELSGIEKKDIDKAIKALKSEDKICSPKRCFYDINK
- a CDS encoding dethiobiotin synthase; the encoded protein is MKINKYVDISTLDREAKKDYIDRHSAFVHCEKSAKVGEKFKVKIKVGDEYMHPDDTDHYIAWVQLWNGEKMLAQANFVEGALGNAPNNLEVDFYIVPTKELKLTAQAFCTKHGLWQSEEVVVEV
- a CDS encoding peroxiredoxin, encoding MVSLIGKKAPEFKANAVVNGNEIVQGFSLDQYLGKKHVVFFFYPLDFTFVCPTELVAFQKQIEEFEKRDVAVVGCSVDSEFSHLAWLQTDLNKGGIKGVKYPVVADLSKTIAENYGVLAGEWDYNDEGEATFNGAPVAYRGLFLIDKEGIVKHSVINDLPLGRSVGEALRMVDALQHFEKYGEVCPANWKEGEDAMKATQDGVADYLSTH
- a CDS encoding transcriptional repressor, with product MDNFGEYLKDKGVKPSYQRIKIFEYLYRNKNHPTVDMIYKELVNEIPTLSKTTVYNTLKLFSGKNIILLINIEENELRFDADTTDHGHFKCTKCGNILDFDIDLSEINTKNIEKYKIDETHLYIKGMCDKCK
- the nrfH gene encoding cytochrome c nitrite reductase small subunit; protein product: MKKNSNSSSWRIIFSILLGAIFGILIFTLYISKASSYLSDEPETCVNCHIMAPQYATWNHSSHREVANCNDCHVPHDNVLNKYFFKAKDGINHAYVFSMRNEPQVITIKEESKEVVHQNCIRCHTERLNDPKLALMVDNHKEKMEARVCWECHQEVPHGRVKSLASTPNARIPLLKSPVPNWLNNIMN
- the nrfA gene encoding ammonia-forming cytochrome c nitrite reductase, whose translation is MTKKRGTINWIPFIISLVVVFILGLFASSILERRAEAVFAYAPQTKIADFEPRNEVWGKNFPRQYESYYETADTTFYSKYNGGGMIDMLEVDPRLVVMWAGYGFAKDYNQGRGHVYAVEDLRKSLRTGGPTNSSDGPMPATCWTCKSPDVPRVMNRDGVAEFYSGKWSRIGSEIVNPIGCGDCHDPETQDLTITRPALIEGFEKMGKDINKATHQEMRSLVCAQCHVEYYFDKNKVKGSAYLTLPWDNGLKCEDVEKYYDDLNFKDWTHKVSKAPMLKTQHPGYEIYLTGVHADRGVSCADCHMPYKSEGGVKFTDHKIQSPLNNVANSCQVCHREETDRLLEDVYDRQDKIIENRDKLEELIVRAHVEAKFAWDKGATEEQMKDILMDIRHAQWRWDYAAASHGGSFHSPVEVGRIISTGITIAQEGRIKLARLFADLGFNQEIPYPDITTKAKAQEFIGLDKEKMDATKAKFLRELAPKWDELAKERESKMNI
- a CDS encoding alginate export family protein — encoded protein: MKLLLKTQIFILLALFSINSFGQFSLSGEFRPRTEFSHGYKSLASPDQEASLFTAQRTRLNFDYKNDLYKVKLTLQDVRAWGSQKQLVSNEDFATSVHEAWAEVFFTEKISLKAGRQELVYDDHRIFGSVGWANQARSHDVALLKFKLDCDVHIGFAYNENTNRTNNFYDGPDAYKAMQFFHWNRKFEKLSASILFLNNGKAFADEVDSLGNVTAQGVQYSQTIGARLAYKAGKLGVAGYFYYQMGKDGTDTELSAYDAALDLSYGVSDNLSFNAGFELLSGDDGTDDKNNSFTPFYGTNHKFNGFMDYFYVGQPGGFGLQDIYLKGKYKHGKMFFALHAHLLSTAVDISEDFDKGLGTEIDFFCGYNLSKQANIKLGYSQMLGTESMEAIRGGSMDETSNWAWLMLTVKPTFFKSE